A genomic stretch from Frigoribacterium sp. PvP032 includes:
- a CDS encoding HD domain-containing protein translates to MTTPRAAASPSAVARLLVPPTAVAARAREVSAAHASPALLGHSERSWALAAELGRSESVEFDAELLFVASLLHDLGLVPSFDAHAVDFEHAGGAVARVFAAGAGWSETRQRRLAEVIERHMWESVDVALDPEAHLLERATSLDVSGTGGADWDDAFVASLVAAVPRLGFAAEFAAAIGDQAVRKPAGQAGRTVRGGMPGRIAANPLDRLPSA, encoded by the coding sequence ATGACCACTCCCAGGGCCGCCGCCTCCCCGTCCGCCGTCGCGCGCCTCCTCGTGCCGCCCACCGCGGTCGCCGCCCGCGCCCGCGAGGTCTCCGCGGCCCACGCCAGCCCGGCCCTGCTCGGCCACAGCGAGCGCTCGTGGGCGCTCGCCGCCGAGCTCGGCCGGAGCGAGTCCGTCGAGTTCGACGCCGAGCTGCTCTTCGTCGCCTCGCTGCTGCACGACCTCGGCCTCGTGCCCTCGTTCGACGCGCACGCCGTCGACTTCGAGCACGCCGGAGGGGCCGTCGCTCGGGTCTTCGCCGCCGGAGCCGGCTGGTCCGAGACGCGGCAGCGCCGCCTCGCCGAGGTGATCGAGCGACACATGTGGGAGTCGGTCGACGTCGCCCTCGACCCGGAGGCGCACCTCCTCGAGCGGGCGACCAGCCTCGACGTCAGCGGCACAGGAGGCGCGGACTGGGACGACGCGTTCGTCGCCTCCCTGGTCGCGGCCGTCCCGCGGCTCGGCTTCGCCGCCGAGTTCGCCGCGGCGATCGGCGACCAGGCCGTGCGCAAGCCCGCGGGCCAGGCGGGGCGCACCGTGCGCGGGGGCATGCCCGGCCGCATCGCGGCGAACCCGCTCGACCGCCTCCCCTCTGCCTGA
- a CDS encoding Fur family transcriptional regulator: MVAKRNTWQREAVREALGRSEGFVSAQSLHGKLRDTGSPIGLATVYRALSDLATDGAADSLQQEGESLYRACTPGTHHHHLICRTCGTTVEIEADAVETWARQVAAQHGFTEAQHIVDVFGTCAACTAEKAAGRDPAVTRGGAGG, from the coding sequence GTGGTAGCGAAGCGGAACACCTGGCAGCGCGAGGCCGTGCGCGAGGCTCTGGGCCGGTCGGAGGGCTTCGTCAGCGCCCAGTCGCTGCACGGCAAGCTCCGCGACACCGGGTCGCCGATCGGGCTCGCGACCGTCTACCGCGCCCTGTCCGACCTCGCCACCGACGGCGCCGCCGACTCGCTGCAGCAGGAGGGCGAGAGCCTCTATCGCGCCTGCACGCCGGGCACGCACCACCACCACCTGATCTGCCGCACCTGCGGCACCACCGTCGAGATCGAGGCCGACGCCGTCGAGACCTGGGCCCGCCAGGTCGCCGCCCAGCACGGCTTCACCGAGGCGCAGCACATCGTCGACGTGTTCGGCACCTGCGCGGCGTGCACGGCAGAGAAGGCCGCGGGACGCGACCCTGCCGTGACCCGCGGCGGGGCCGGCGGCTGA
- a CDS encoding inorganic phosphate transporter yields MDVFVTVTLVIVVALVFDFTNGFHDTANAMATSVATGALKPKVAVLISAVLNLVGAFLSTEVASTVSNGIIREGDGGVQVTPTMIFAGLVGAVIWNLATWYLGLPSSSSHALFGGLIGAAVIGAGVGSVDFGVVLSKVVLPALISPLVAGTVALVATYAAYRITKQATLRGSTAGFRHGQTISASLVSLAHGTNDAQKTMGVITLTLIAAGYQGAGTTPQLWVVLACGLAIALGTYLGGWRIMRTVGKRITDVQAPQGFAAETSSAATILISSHLGFALSTTQVTSGSIVGAGLGKKLATVHWGVVGKIASAWVITLPAAALVGGVSAWLASTSTVGLVLVAVLALAGGSAFVFLARRHPVTHETVNDSEEAPAAAQPAGASRGQGE; encoded by the coding sequence ATGGACGTCTTCGTCACGGTCACGCTGGTGATCGTCGTGGCGCTCGTGTTCGACTTCACGAACGGGTTCCACGACACGGCCAACGCGATGGCCACCTCCGTCGCCACCGGGGCCCTGAAGCCCAAGGTGGCGGTGCTCATCTCGGCCGTGTTGAACCTGGTCGGGGCGTTCCTGTCGACCGAGGTCGCGAGCACCGTCTCGAACGGCATCATCCGCGAGGGCGACGGGGGAGTGCAGGTCACCCCGACGATGATCTTCGCCGGGCTCGTCGGCGCCGTGATCTGGAACCTCGCGACCTGGTACCTCGGCCTGCCGTCGAGCTCGTCGCACGCCCTGTTCGGCGGGCTGATCGGCGCCGCCGTGATCGGTGCGGGCGTCGGCTCGGTCGACTTCGGCGTCGTCCTCTCGAAGGTCGTGCTGCCCGCGCTCATCTCGCCCCTGGTGGCCGGCACGGTGGCGCTGGTCGCGACCTACGCGGCGTACCGGATCACGAAGCAGGCGACGCTGCGTGGCTCGACGGCCGGCTTCCGGCACGGCCAGACGATCAGCGCCTCCCTCGTCTCGCTGGCGCACGGCACGAACGACGCCCAGAAGACGATGGGCGTCATCACGCTGACCCTCATCGCCGCCGGCTACCAGGGCGCGGGCACGACGCCGCAGCTCTGGGTCGTCCTCGCCTGCGGCCTCGCGATCGCGCTCGGCACCTACCTCGGCGGCTGGCGCATCATGCGCACCGTCGGCAAGCGCATCACCGACGTCCAGGCGCCGCAGGGCTTCGCGGCGGAGACGAGCTCGGCCGCGACGATCCTCATCTCGTCGCACCTCGGCTTCGCGCTCTCGACGACCCAGGTGACCTCCGGCTCGATCGTCGGCGCCGGCCTCGGCAAGAAGCTCGCGACCGTGCACTGGGGGGTCGTCGGCAAGATCGCCTCCGCCTGGGTGATCACGCTGCCCGCCGCGGCGCTCGTCGGCGGCGTCAGCGCCTGGCTCGCCAGCACCAGCACCGTCGGGCTCGTCCTCGTGGCGGTCCTCGCGCTCGCCGGGGGCTCGGCATTCGTGTTCCTCGCCCGTCGCCACCCGGTGACGCACGAGACCGTCAACGACAGCGAGGAGGCGCCCGCCGCTGCCCAGCCGGCCGGCGCCTCCCGCGGACAAGGAGAGTGA
- a CDS encoding metal ABC transporter permease — protein sequence MTDLWTQLFSFQDFGELVVLVRNSIIAGAVLGLVGGLIGPFVITRNLPFAVHGISELSFAGASAALLIGANVVGGSVVGSVVAALLIGLLGSRARERNSIIAVLMPAGLGLGILFLALYRGRSANKFGLLTGQIVSVDNPQLGWLIAISAVVIVVLLVIWRPLTFASVDPDVAAAAGIPVRALGLVFMLVLGLAVAVSVQIVGALLVLALLVTPAAAALRLTVDPRLVPVLSVVFAVVSVVGGILLALGGGLPISPYVTTISFLIWLVCRIVGGRRDRRGGAAGRPQAAPVPSATTKEA from the coding sequence GTGACCGATCTCTGGACCCAGCTGTTCTCGTTCCAGGACTTCGGCGAGCTCGTCGTCCTGGTGCGCAACTCGATCATCGCGGGCGCCGTGCTCGGCCTCGTCGGCGGCCTGATCGGGCCGTTCGTCATCACGCGCAACCTGCCCTTCGCCGTGCACGGCATCAGCGAGCTCTCGTTCGCCGGGGCCTCTGCGGCACTGCTGATCGGCGCGAACGTCGTCGGCGGCTCGGTCGTCGGCAGCGTCGTCGCAGCCCTGCTGATCGGCTTGCTCGGCTCACGGGCACGCGAGCGCAACTCGATCATCGCGGTGCTGATGCCCGCGGGGCTCGGCCTCGGCATCCTCTTCCTCGCGCTGTACCGCGGGCGCTCGGCGAACAAGTTCGGCTTGCTCACCGGCCAGATCGTCTCGGTCGACAACCCGCAGCTGGGCTGGCTCATCGCCATCTCCGCCGTCGTGATCGTGGTGCTGCTCGTGATCTGGCGGCCGCTGACGTTCGCCAGCGTCGACCCCGACGTCGCAGCGGCCGCGGGCATCCCGGTGCGGGCGCTCGGGCTCGTCTTCATGCTCGTGCTCGGGCTCGCCGTGGCCGTCTCGGTGCAGATCGTGGGGGCGCTGCTCGTGCTCGCGCTGCTCGTGACGCCGGCGGCGGCCGCCCTGCGGCTCACCGTGGACCCGCGTCTCGTGCCCGTGCTCAGCGTCGTCTTCGCCGTCGTGTCGGTGGTGGGCGGCATCCTGCTGGCACTGGGCGGCGGCCTGCCGATCAGCCCGTACGTCACCACCATCTCGTTCCTGATCTGGCTCGTCTGCCGCATCGTCGGCGGGCGACGCGACCGCCGAGGAGGCGCCGCCGGGCGACCCCAGGCCGCCCCGGTACCCTCGGCGACGACGAAGGAGGCCTGA
- a CDS encoding helix-turn-helix transcriptional regulator has translation MPAQDDQLGWLLKTWRARLAPSDAGLPAGGARRAVGLRREELAALAGLSVDYVVRLEQGRARHPSDQVATALARALQLDDAERDHLFRSAGLLPPTSAVVSRHIPPGVQRLVGRLRETPVAVFSASWDLLTYSPLWGALLGDPEGWPAGERNIVVRAFRDARRASGPDGEPPTPEPAGGADTAVRTRHLDGASGARFRAALVADLRRALVDHPADPHLRGLVDGLLASEPAFAELWAQGAVGVHESARKVMDHPLVGPLELDCDVFTVPGSELAIVAYTAAEGSPAAAALDFLRVGAVGAAGAFGDAGGSPDAAAASSPLSEL, from the coding sequence ATGCCTGCACAGGACGACCAGCTCGGCTGGCTGCTGAAGACCTGGCGCGCGCGCCTGGCACCCTCCGATGCCGGCCTGCCCGCCGGGGGCGCACGCCGCGCTGTCGGCCTGCGCCGAGAAGAGCTCGCCGCCCTCGCCGGGCTGTCGGTCGACTACGTCGTCCGCCTCGAGCAGGGTCGTGCCCGGCACCCCTCCGACCAGGTCGCCACGGCACTCGCCCGCGCCCTGCAGCTCGACGACGCCGAGCGCGACCACCTGTTCCGCAGCGCCGGGCTGCTGCCCCCGACGTCGGCCGTCGTGTCGCGGCACATCCCGCCCGGCGTGCAGCGGCTGGTGGGACGGCTGCGCGAGACGCCCGTGGCGGTCTTCAGCGCCTCCTGGGACCTGCTCACCTATAGCCCGCTCTGGGGCGCCCTGCTCGGCGACCCCGAGGGCTGGCCCGCCGGTGAGCGGAACATCGTCGTCCGGGCGTTCCGCGACGCCCGTCGCGCGTCGGGCCCTGACGGCGAGCCGCCGACGCCCGAGCCCGCAGGAGGCGCGGACACGGCCGTCCGCACCCGTCACCTCGACGGGGCCAGCGGAGCCCGCTTCCGGGCCGCGCTGGTCGCCGACCTGCGCCGGGCGCTGGTCGACCACCCGGCCGACCCGCACCTCCGGGGCCTGGTCGACGGCCTGCTCGCCTCCGAGCCCGCCTTCGCGGAGCTCTGGGCCCAGGGTGCCGTCGGCGTGCACGAATCTGCCCGCAAGGTGATGGACCACCCGCTCGTCGGCCCGCTCGAGCTCGACTGCGACGTCTTCACCGTGCCCGGCAGCGAGCTCGCGATCGTCGCGTACACGGCCGCCGAGGGGTCGCCCGCGGCCGCTGCCCTCGACTTCCTGCGGGTCGGAGCCGTGGGCGCCGCCGGAGCGTTCGGGGACGCGGGCGGGTCCCCCGACGCGGCTGCCGCCTCCTCGCCGCTCTCGGAGCTCTGA
- a CDS encoding HU family DNA-binding protein, whose protein sequence is MADKSLNRTELVAAVASESGQSQAAVSGVVDAFFSVVSKSVADGTKVTIPGWIAFEKTHRAARTGRNPQTGEALEIAASDSVKVSAGSKLKAAVK, encoded by the coding sequence ATGGCTGACAAGTCACTGAACCGCACCGAGCTCGTCGCAGCTGTCGCTTCCGAGTCCGGCCAGAGCCAGGCCGCCGTCAGCGGCGTCGTCGACGCTTTCTTCTCCGTCGTGTCGAAGTCCGTCGCCGACGGCACGAAGGTCACCATCCCCGGGTGGATCGCCTTCGAGAAGACGCACCGCGCCGCCCGCACGGGTCGCAACCCGCAGACGGGCGAGGCCCTCGAGATCGCCGCGAGCGACTCGGTCAAGGTCAGCGCCGGCAGCAAGCTCAAGGCTGCGGTCAAGTAG
- a CDS encoding cytochrome c oxidase assembly protein, producing MPRLSRTAGPALLVVVAFAALLAALKFGGAADAPLVVDPGQVVRYGLPMAKMLGNIGAAVTIGTLFLTCFALSRDRPEFERAMDIAAGAAGFWTVASAATSFFTFLSVANVPVTLDEQFGRTLAFFLTDTELGRAWLITTLIAAAVTVLSFVLRNIWALVALTVLAGGGLIPLAQQGHAAGSSGHDAAVTDLALHLEGASVWLGGLVALVLLRSTLEKGRIGVVLARYSTIAIICFVVVAVSGIGSAALRIGDWAALSTGYGVLVLVKTFALVALGLFGVVQRQYLVRRMETQPARTARFFWWFVTAELAFMGLASGVASALARTATPVEEVAVTDLAAPSPAEILTEEPLPPELTPMRYLTEWNVDLLWALVCAFGIFFYIAGVVRLRRRGDSWSLGRTVSWVAGLVVLFYVTSGAPNVYESYLFSTHMLSHMVLGMVIPLLLVPGAPATLALRAIRKRTDGTRGPREWIMILVHSGYAHVISNPIVAAVLFAGSLFVFYYTSLFSWATTTHLGHYWMIVHFLIVGYLFVQSMIGIDPVKGRLPYPMRLVVLLATMGFHAFFGIGIMTATGLFLADWYGAMGRTWGPTPMQDQYAAGGIAWSVGEIPTVTMAIIVAIMWSRSDGREAKRKDRQADRDGDAELTAYNEQLESLARSDRG from the coding sequence ATGCCCAGACTCTCCCGCACGGCCGGGCCCGCACTGCTCGTGGTCGTCGCGTTCGCGGCCCTCCTCGCCGCCCTGAAGTTCGGCGGCGCCGCCGACGCGCCGCTCGTCGTCGACCCCGGGCAGGTCGTCCGCTACGGGCTGCCGATGGCCAAGATGCTCGGCAACATCGGTGCGGCCGTCACGATCGGCACGCTGTTCCTCACCTGCTTCGCGCTCTCGCGCGACCGGCCCGAGTTCGAGCGGGCCATGGACATCGCCGCCGGCGCCGCCGGGTTCTGGACCGTCGCCTCCGCGGCGACCAGCTTCTTCACGTTCCTCAGCGTCGCCAACGTGCCCGTCACCCTCGACGAGCAGTTCGGCCGGACGCTGGCGTTCTTCCTCACCGACACCGAGCTCGGCCGCGCCTGGCTCATCACGACCCTGATCGCGGCGGCGGTCACCGTGCTCAGCTTCGTGCTGCGGAACATCTGGGCGCTCGTCGCCCTCACCGTGCTCGCGGGCGGCGGGCTCATCCCCCTGGCCCAGCAGGGCCACGCCGCGGGCTCGAGCGGCCACGACGCAGCCGTCACCGACCTCGCGCTGCACCTCGAGGGCGCCTCCGTCTGGCTGGGCGGACTCGTCGCGCTCGTCCTGCTGCGGAGCACGCTCGAGAAGGGCCGCATCGGCGTCGTCCTCGCGCGGTACTCGACCATCGCCATCATCTGCTTCGTCGTCGTCGCCGTCTCGGGCATCGGCAGCGCGGCGCTGCGCATCGGCGACTGGGCCGCGCTGTCGACGGGCTACGGCGTGCTCGTGCTGGTCAAGACCTTCGCCCTCGTCGCGCTCGGGCTGTTCGGCGTGGTGCAGCGGCAGTACCTCGTGCGCCGCATGGAGACGCAGCCGGCCAGGACGGCCCGGTTCTTCTGGTGGTTCGTCACGGCCGAGCTGGCCTTCATGGGCCTGGCCTCCGGCGTCGCGTCGGCGCTCGCCCGCACGGCGACCCCGGTCGAGGAGGTGGCGGTCACCGACCTGGCCGCCCCGTCACCGGCAGAGATCCTCACGGAGGAGCCGCTGCCTCCTGAGTTGACGCCGATGCGTTACCTGACGGAGTGGAACGTCGACCTGCTCTGGGCCCTCGTCTGTGCCTTCGGCATCTTCTTCTACATCGCGGGCGTCGTGCGCCTGCGACGCCGCGGCGACAGCTGGTCGCTCGGCCGCACGGTCTCGTGGGTCGCCGGCCTGGTCGTGCTGTTCTACGTGACGAGCGGCGCCCCGAACGTCTACGAGTCGTACCTGTTCAGCACGCACATGCTGTCGCACATGGTGCTCGGCATGGTGATCCCGCTGCTGCTGGTCCCCGGTGCCCCGGCCACGCTCGCGCTGCGGGCGATCCGCAAGCGGACGGACGGCACACGGGGGCCGCGCGAGTGGATCATGATCCTGGTGCACTCGGGCTACGCGCACGTGATCAGCAACCCGATCGTCGCCGCCGTGCTCTTCGCCGGGTCGCTCTTCGTCTTCTACTACACGTCGCTGTTCAGCTGGGCGACCACGACGCACCTCGGCCACTACTGGATGATCGTGCACTTCTTGATCGTCGGGTACCTCTTCGTGCAGTCGATGATCGGCATCGACCCCGTGAAGGGACGCCTGCCGTACCCGATGCGCCTCGTCGTGCTGCTGGCGACCATGGGGTTCCACGCGTTCTTCGGCATCGGCATCATGACGGCCACCGGGTTGTTCCTGGCCGACTGGTACGGTGCGATGGGCCGCACCTGGGGCCCGACCCCGATGCAGGACCAGTACGCCGCCGGCGGCATAGCCTGGAGCGTCGGCGAGATCCCGACCGTCACCATGGCGATCATCGTCGCGATCATGTGGAGCCGCAGCGACGGGCGCGAGGCCAAGCGCAAGGACCGCCAGGCCGACCGCGACGGCGACGCCGAGCTGACCGCCTACAACGAGCAGCTCGAGTCCCTGGCGCGGAGCGACCGGGGCTGA
- the rpsN gene encoding 30S ribosomal protein S14: MAKKSKIAKNDQRAVIVARYAEKRLELKKALVDPAGTDESREAARLGLQKLPRDASPVRLRNRDAIDGRPRGHLKEYGISRVRFRDMAHRGELPGITKSSW; this comes from the coding sequence ATGGCCAAGAAGAGCAAGATCGCCAAGAACGACCAGCGCGCCGTCATCGTCGCTCGCTACGCCGAGAAGCGCCTCGAGCTGAAGAAGGCCCTGGTCGACCCGGCCGGCACCGACGAGAGCCGTGAGGCCGCTCGCCTCGGCCTGCAGAAGCTGCCGCGCGACGCGTCGCCGGTCCGCCTCCGCAACCGCGACGCGATCGACGGTCGTCCCCGCGGCCACCTCAAGGAGTACGGCATCAGCCGTGTGCGCTTCCGCGACATGGCTCACCGTGGTGAGCTTCCGGGCATCACGAAGTCTTCCTGGTAG
- a CDS encoding SDR family NAD(P)-dependent oxidoreductase: MTTTLITGSNKGLGLETARRLLAEGHTVWMAARDASRGQAAADELGARFVQLDVTDDASVAAAAELVGAEGGLDVLVNNAGITGSHADPADLTGADALHVLDTNVAGIVRTTHAFLPLLRASSAPAIVNVTSGLGSFTAVHDPDRVESTVVAPLYTASKSAVTMLTVQYAKALPGIRVNAADPGYTATDLNGNSGHQTVTEGTDAIVELATQGADGPTGTFIDRGGVAPF; this comes from the coding sequence ATGACCACGACACTCATCACCGGATCCAACAAGGGCCTCGGCCTCGAGACCGCCCGCCGCCTGCTGGCCGAGGGGCACACCGTCTGGATGGCGGCACGTGACGCCTCGCGGGGCCAGGCGGCGGCCGACGAGCTCGGCGCGCGCTTCGTGCAGCTCGACGTCACCGACGACGCCTCGGTCGCGGCGGCCGCCGAGCTCGTCGGGGCCGAGGGCGGGCTCGACGTCCTCGTCAACAACGCGGGCATCACGGGGTCGCACGCCGACCCCGCCGACCTGACGGGCGCCGACGCGCTGCACGTCCTCGACACCAACGTCGCCGGCATCGTCCGCACGACGCACGCGTTCCTCCCGCTGCTCCGCGCCTCGTCGGCACCGGCGATCGTCAACGTGACGAGCGGGCTCGGCTCGTTCACCGCGGTGCACGACCCCGACCGCGTCGAGTCGACCGTGGTGGCACCGCTCTACACGGCGTCGAAGTCGGCCGTGACGATGCTCACCGTCCAGTACGCCAAGGCGCTGCCGGGCATCCGGGTCAACGCGGCCGACCCCGGCTACACGGCGACCGACCTCAACGGCAACAGCGGTCACCAGACCGTCACCGAGGGCACCGACGCGATCGTCGAGCTGGCGACGCAGGGGGCGGACGGGCCCACGGGCACGTTCATCGACCGCGGCGGTGTCGCGCCCTTCTAG
- a CDS encoding GlxA family transcriptional regulator — MKVATLVADGVAPFEFGVLCEVFGLDRSADGGPLFEHRIVTEQPGVVTTNQGFGITVVDDLAAAADADVICVPALGSYGADGTLSPAVRDLLVDAEARGAWLISVCSGAFVLADAGILEGRRATTHWMYAERLQREHPGTTVDPDVLFVEDRKVITSAGTAAGIDACLHFVRRVAGAAAANVVARRMVVPAHRDGGQSQFIETPLPKEADTSLAPLTDWMLAHLGDEQPVDALAARAHMSPRTFARRFRAELGTTPAAWLTRQRLLRAQHLLEVTGLGLDAIAGQAGFGSAAVLRHHFARVLGTTPRAYRATFRGADVDADAAA, encoded by the coding sequence ATGAAGGTCGCCACCCTCGTCGCCGACGGCGTCGCCCCGTTCGAGTTCGGCGTGCTCTGCGAGGTCTTCGGCCTGGACCGCAGCGCCGACGGCGGCCCGCTGTTCGAGCACAGGATCGTCACCGAGCAGCCGGGCGTCGTCACCACGAACCAGGGCTTCGGCATCACCGTCGTCGACGACCTCGCGGCGGCGGCCGACGCCGACGTGATCTGCGTCCCGGCGCTCGGCAGCTACGGGGCCGACGGGACGCTCTCGCCTGCCGTCCGCGACCTGCTAGTCGACGCCGAGGCCCGCGGAGCCTGGCTGATCAGCGTCTGCAGCGGCGCGTTCGTGCTCGCCGACGCGGGGATCCTCGAGGGCCGACGCGCCACGACGCACTGGATGTACGCCGAGCGGCTGCAGCGCGAGCACCCCGGCACGACCGTCGACCCCGACGTGCTCTTCGTCGAGGACAGGAAGGTCATCACGAGCGCCGGCACCGCCGCCGGGATCGACGCGTGCCTGCACTTCGTCCGCCGGGTCGCCGGGGCCGCCGCCGCGAACGTCGTCGCCCGCCGCATGGTCGTCCCCGCGCACCGCGACGGCGGCCAGAGCCAGTTCATCGAGACTCCGCTGCCGAAGGAGGCCGACACCTCCCTCGCGCCCCTCACCGACTGGATGCTCGCGCACCTCGGCGACGAGCAGCCCGTCGACGCCCTCGCCGCGCGGGCCCACATGTCGCCCCGCACCTTCGCCCGCCGGTTCAGGGCCGAGCTGGGCACGACGCCGGCTGCCTGGCTGACGAGGCAGCGCCTCCTGCGGGCACAGCACCTGCTCGAGGTCACCGGTCTGGGGCTCGACGCGATCGCCGGCCAGGCCGGGTTCGGCTCGGCCGCGGTGCTGCGGCACCACTTCGCGCGGGTGCTCGGGACGACGCCGCGCGCGTACAGGGCGACGTTCCGCGGGGCCGACGTGGACGCGGACGCCGCCGCCTGA
- the rpmB gene encoding 50S ribosomal protein L28 has protein sequence MAATCQVTGAIPGFGHNISHSHRRTKRRFDPNIQKKTYYVPSLRRKVTLQLSAKGIKVIDARGIESVVKDLLARGEKI, from the coding sequence ATGGCAGCAACCTGCCAGGTGACCGGAGCCATTCCTGGTTTCGGCCACAACATCTCGCACTCGCACCGACGCACCAAGCGTCGTTTCGACCCGAACATCCAGAAGAAGACGTACTACGTGCCGTCGCTGCGCCGGAAGGTGACCCTCCAGCTCAGCGCCAAGGGCATCAAGGTCATCGACGCTCGTGGCATCGAGTCGGTCGTCAAGGACCTGCTCGCTCGTGGGGAGAAGATCTAA
- a CDS encoding LLM class flavin-dependent oxidoreductase produces the protein MAHPLEFGLDTFGDVTERPAGVDGAGELISHAQSIRDLVDQAVLADQVGLDFIGVGEHHRVDFAVSAPEVVLAAIAARTEKIRLGSAVTVLSSDDPVRVYERFATVDALSNGRAEVILGRGSFTESFPLFGLDLQDYEVLFEEKIQLFAELLKDEPVTWQGTKRGALSDQWVYPRPESGTLKTWVGVGGSPQSVIRAAHYGLPLFLAIIGGQPAQFAPYADLYRRALGEFGKESQPIAMHSPGFVLETDAEAKEVLFPYQEAQTNQLGSERGWPPYSRAQYEQSAGPQGALYVGAPETVAAKIAQNMALLGATRFDMRYSMGRLPHAEMMRSIELYGTKVVPLVREMLA, from the coding sequence ATGGCACACCCCCTCGAGTTCGGACTCGACACCTTCGGCGACGTCACCGAGCGCCCGGCCGGCGTCGACGGCGCCGGCGAGCTCATCTCGCACGCCCAGTCCATCCGCGACCTCGTCGACCAGGCGGTCCTCGCCGACCAGGTCGGCCTCGACTTTATCGGCGTCGGCGAGCACCACCGGGTCGACTTCGCGGTGAGCGCGCCAGAGGTCGTCCTCGCGGCGATCGCGGCCCGCACCGAGAAGATCCGGCTGGGCTCGGCCGTGACCGTGCTCAGCTCGGACGACCCCGTCCGCGTCTACGAGCGCTTCGCGACGGTCGACGCCCTCTCGAACGGGCGGGCCGAGGTCATCCTCGGGCGCGGCTCGTTCACCGAGTCGTTCCCCCTCTTCGGCCTCGACCTGCAGGACTACGAGGTGCTCTTCGAGGAGAAGATCCAGCTCTTCGCCGAGCTCCTCAAGGACGAGCCCGTCACCTGGCAGGGCACCAAGCGCGGTGCGCTGAGCGACCAGTGGGTCTACCCGCGTCCCGAGAGCGGCACGCTGAAGACCTGGGTCGGCGTCGGCGGCTCGCCCCAGTCCGTCATCCGGGCGGCGCACTACGGCCTGCCCCTCTTCCTCGCGATCATCGGCGGCCAGCCCGCCCAGTTCGCGCCCTACGCCGACCTGTACCGCCGTGCCCTCGGCGAGTTCGGCAAGGAGTCGCAGCCCATCGCGATGCACTCGCCCGGCTTCGTCCTCGAGACCGACGCCGAGGCGAAGGAGGTGCTGTTCCCCTACCAGGAGGCGCAGACGAACCAGCTCGGCAGCGAGCGCGGCTGGCCGCCCTACTCGCGTGCGCAGTACGAGCAGAGCGCGGGCCCGCAGGGTGCCCTCTACGTCGGCGCGCCCGAGACGGTCGCGGCGAAGATCGCGCAGAACATGGCGCTGCTCGGGGCCACGCGCTTCGACATGCGCTACAGCATGGGCCGCCTGCCTCACGCGGAGATGATGCGCAGCATCGAGCTCTACGGCACGAAGGTGGTCCCCCTGGTGCGCGAGATGCTGGCCTAG
- the rpmG gene encoding 50S ribosomal protein L33: MARQQDVRPIIKLRSTAGTGFTYVTKKNRRNNPDRLVLKKYDPVIRKHVEFREER, encoded by the coding sequence ATGGCTCGTCAGCAGGACGTCCGTCCCATCATCAAGCTCCGCTCGACGGCGGGCACCGGTTTCACGTACGTGACCAAGAAGAACCGTCGCAACAACCCCGACCGCCTCGTGCTCAAGAAGTACGACCCGGTGATTCGTAAGCACGTCGAATTCCGCGAGGAGCGCTAA